In Desulfobacter hydrogenophilus, the genomic stretch GAAAGTATATGATCTATTGGCCGGCAGACTGGGGCTGGGACCTTCGAAACATCTTTCCAAAGAAGAAACATTGAAGCGGATTCCCACCCTGGAGCCCAAAGGGCTGCGAGGGGGCGTGGTCTATTTTGACGGTCAATTTGACGATTCCCGCCTGGCCGTCAACCTGGCCCAGACCATGGTTGAACATGGGGGGGTGTCTGTCAATTACATGAAAGTGACCGGGTTTACCCGGGCCGGTGAAATGATTGACGGGGTAACCGCAAAGAATATGGAAACCGGTGATGAGTATGACATTCACAGCCGGGTGGTGGTCAACGCCACCGGTGTTTTCACCGACGGGATCCTTAAAATGGAAAATCCCGACGCCGAACCCATCATCACTCCCAGTCAAGGGGTTCATGTGGTCCTAAATAAGGAGTTTCTTCCTGGAGATTCGGCCATCATGGTACCCCAGACCGCTGACGGAAGGGTTTTGTTTGCCGTACCATGGCATGACAAGGTCGTTGTGGGCACCACGGATACAGAAGTACCGGAGGTGAGCCTGGAACCCCGGGCATTGGAGGAGGAAATTAAGTTCATCCTTGATCATGCCGCCGCCTATTTAACCAAAGATCCCACCAGGGATGATGTTCAAAGCGTTTTTGCCGGACTTCGTCCCCTGGTTAACGTCGGAGAAGGAAAGAGCACGGCAGCCATCTCCCGGGACCACTACCTGGTCGTTTCGGAATCGGGTCTTGTGACCATCACCGGCGGCAAATGGACCACCTATCGCAAGATGGCCGAGGATACCGTCAACCAGGCATCCCTGGTGGCCGGATTGAAAGATCAGCCTTGTATCACCAAAGATCTCAGAATCCATGGATGGTTGAAGCATTTCGATAAGACAGATCCTTTAAGTTACTATGGGTCCGATGCCATTTATATCAAAAAAATCGTCAACGCTGATCCGGTCATGGGCGAAAAACTCCATGAAAAGCTTCCTTACATTAAAGCGGAAGTGATCTGGGCGGTCAGGGAAGAGATGGCCAGAACCGTGGAGGATTTTTTAGCCCGACGCAGCCGTGCCCTGTTGCTGGATGCCCGGGCCAGTATGGATGCGGCCCCGGAAGTGGCCCGGATCATGGCTGAGGAGCTGGGCTATGATCGCAAATGGCAGACGGACCAGGAGGATGCATATGTCGGTTTGGCCAAAGAGTATCTGCTGACGTGAAATTCGATAAATTTAAAGCCTGTTTAACAATCAGAGGTTCCCATGTCCAAAATCATCATGGCCCTGGATCAGGGTACAACAAATTCTCGTACCATCCTTTATAATGAAAAGGGTGAAACCATTGCTGTTGCAGGTGAAGAATTCTCCTGTCAGTACCCAAAAGACGGTTGGGTGGAGCAGGAAGCTGAAGACATATGGAGATCCCAAAAAAACACAATGGATGCCGTCCTTAAAAAAGCAAAGCTCAACCTGGGTGATGTGGCTGCCATCGGTATTGCCAACCAGAGGGAAACCATCATTGCCTGGAACAAAGAAACAGGCAAACCGGTGGGCAAGGCCATTGTCTGGCAATGCCGTCGGACGGCGGATTACTGCGACTGTTTAAAGGCGGAAGGATTTGATAAAGTCATCAAAGAAAAAACCGGCCTGGTGACCGACGCCTATTTCAGCGGGTCCAAAATCCGCTGGATTTTGCGACACAACATAGAAGCCCGGGAACTGGCCAATAAAGGAACATTGAAGGTGGGAACCGTGGATGCCTGGCTGATCTGGAAGTTGACGGCAGGAGCCGTCCATGCCACAGATGTAAGCAATGCGAGCCGGACCATGATTTTCAATATTCATGATCTTAAGTACGATCCGGTTCTGATGGAAAAATTGGACATTCCCGAAGATATTCTTCCCAAGGTCAAAGCTTCCAGCGGCATATTCGGCAAAACCGACAAAAAACTGTTCGGCCATGAAATACCGATTGCCGGTGTCGCAGGGGACCAGCAGGCCGCTTTGTTCGGACAGGCCGCTTATGAAAAGGGAATGACAAAGATCACTCACGGAACCGGTTGCTTTATGATGATGAATACCGGGGCCGAAGCCATTGAATCGCCCTCGGGGCTGCTCACAACTATCGGTTGGCAGATCGGCGATAGGGTCACTTATGCGTTGGAAGGTTCGGTGTTTATTGCGGGTGCACTGATGCAGTGGATGCGGGATGACCTGGATTTTTTTACTGATGTGGCCCAAATCGAAGAGATGGCCACTGCCATACCCTCATCCGAAGGGCTTTATATTGTGCCTGCTTTTGTCGGCCTGGGCGCTCCCTATTGGGATCCCTATGCCCGAGGGGCCATGCTGGGCATTACCCGGGGAACAACGAAAAATCATATTATCCGGGCCGGGGTTCAATCCCTTGCTTACCAGGCTAACGACTTGATCGGCGCCATGGTTAAAGATTCGGGCATTAAATTACAAACCGTTAAAGTGGACGGCGGGGCCAGTGCGAACAATTATCTATGCCAGTTCCAGGCGGACATCCTGGGCGTCTCTTTGAGCCGTCCCAAGAATGTGGAAACCACTGCCATGGGGGCGGCGTACCTTGCCGGTCTTGCCGTAGGTGTATGGACGGACATGGACCAGATTAAATCCTTCTGGCAGGAAGACCGTTGCTTTCATCTGAACCAAAGCCAGGAAAAGGTGGATGAATGCCTGCGAGGCTGGAAAAAAGCTGTGGACCGGGCAAAGTCCTGGGCCAAAGATTGAAAAACCAAACCATCGACATTTAAGGAATGGGTCCTAAATAACTTGCTCATTTTGCTCTATCCGGGAGCGCGGGCGTCCCGCCCGCAGTAAAGATGCAGGCGAGACGCCCGCGCTCCAAGATAAAGTTATTTCGGACTCATTCCTAAGAACAAAATAAAAGGATTAAAATATATGCAAGATTTTAACTACCATAATCCGACAAAAGTATATTTCGGTAAAACAGCACTGGACAACCTTGTCCATGAGCTGGAAACACAAGACGTCTCAAATGTGCTCTTTGTCTACGGTGGCGGAAGTATTAAAGCCAACGGTGTCTACGATACGGTAATGAAAGCTTTGAAACAGTGCAGAATAAACATTGTTGAACATGCAGGCGTAAAAGGTAATCCTTCACTGAATCACGCCCGTAACGGAGTGGCCAAAGCAAAAGAAAACAATGTTGATCTTATTATCGCAGCAGGGGGCGGCAGCGTCATGGATGAAGCCAAGGCTGTTGCTGCCGGAGCATTGGTGCCCTTTGATGTTTGGGATTTCTACTGCAAAAAGGAAACCGTGGCAGAATCTATAGCGCTTTTTGCCATTCCGACGCTTCCGGCAACAAGTTCGGAAATGAACGGCATATCAGTTCTATGCAATGATGAAACAAATGAAAAATTTAATATAATTGCCCAGGGGATTTTGAACCCTGTTGCAGCCTTTCTTGACCCGCAAACAACTTATACTTTGTCACTTCAGCAGACAGCATATGCGTGTACTGATATTATTTCACATCTCACCGAAAGTTATTTCACAACATCCTCAGATGAACTTGCATTGCAGGGCCGTATCATAGAGGGGCTGGTAAAAACTGTAATGGAAGCAATGGATGTAATAATGGAAAAGCCCGACGATTATGATGCACGTGCCTCATTTATGTGGACAGCCACACTTGCCTGGAGCGGGATTGTTCAGGTTGGTATTCCAGACTGGGGAATGCCCTGCCATTCACTTGAAATGTCAATGAGCGGGTACCACGATACCGCTCACGGAGCAGGCCTTTCAGTCCTCACGCCGTCCTGGATGAAACACGCTGCGACAGTTCATCTAACCCGCATTCTTACATTTGGGCGCAATATACTTGGCATTAATACAGACAATGTTGACGATGTAATTGAAGGGCTAAAAAAGTTCTATCGCTCAATCGGAGCACCGACAACATTCCTGGAAGCAGGTATTGAGAATCCGGAAATAGAAATTATGACAGACCTTGCTAATAAGGTGTTTAAAAGCCGTGGTATTCCGGGGTACTCCCGTGATGAAATAAGAAGGATATACAAAAACTGCTGTTAATAAAAAATTAGGCTCAAAAATAAAAACCCTTCTTTACCTTCACCAGGAAGATCTGGGAATCGGCCTTGTAAATAAACGTAAAGCCTACGAATACCAGCTCCAGGCGCTGGATACGGTTGAGGCCAATGAAAAAATCGGCTTTGATTCGGGCCTTCTGGGCCACGGGGTCGGAGCTCAGATGCTGGTGGACCTGGGAGTAAGAAAAATGTGTCTAATGACCAACAATCCCAAAAAAATGATCGGCTTGGAAGGATATGGCCTGTCCGTAGTAGAACAGGTCCCCATTGAAATGGAAGCCAATAAGTACAACCTTGGATATCTCATGTGCAAACAGACTAAAATGGGACACCTTCTTCATGTGTAAATTATTTTAACCGGTTACCGATAGTTTACCCGTATGAGTATTGTTGAAATAAATGATTATGAGTTGTCATATCGTGATGAGGGCCGTTGGGCCCCAGTTCTTTTAATCCACGGCCCTTTAGGGTGCCACTCATATTCGCGCGTAAATATACGCTAAGAATTTTGCATTAAATATAAGCCCTTTGAATTCCAGTCTTCATCAAGGGGCATCGACATTGACCCTCCACTGGAAAAAGAAGTGTTCATTTTTTGCCCGAAGGTCCCGCTGACACACTTCAAAAGTAGTCATCGCCTTTTCGGGCAAGGCCCTTGGGCAAAAATAATAGACATAATTTGGGGGGCGGTTTTTCCTTAAATTATGTCCTGAAAATTGAATTATTTTTGTTTGAAAAAATAATGCTTTCAAATGGTATTGTAAAAATTTAACCTATGCCATAGTTTTGATTAGGATAATTATTCGTAACTCTGGCAATCGTCCCAACATTACTTTTTCCAGTCCTGCCCTTTTGGAAAACATAGCTGGTCACCTTTCATACCATTATCAAACGCCTTGATTTTACTCATTTCAGGCAGAAGAATGTCATTTGAACACATGAGAATTTCGATAGTTCTGGATAATAATAAGTGCTTAGTCAACTATGTGCCAAATTGAAGGGAAAATTTGCAAGCCTTTCCAGATAATGTTAATGATTTCATCATTGATATTTTAAATATTTATGCAGATCTGGTTATTCTTATTTTTCGTATGTGATCCCGTTAGATAAGTGGACATGAAAGATAAACGGAAACTACAGATCAACTTGTTATATACATAAAGAAGATTAGTTGTTTAGGCAAACAAACATAAACAACTGATACAGGAATAAAGAACATGAAAATATTTATATCACATTCTTCAAAAAATAAAGATTACGGGACGTTGCTTGTAGAACTTCTTAGAAATCTTGGTATCAGAGAAGACGAGATAATATTCACAAGTAATGTTGCATATGGAATACCTGTTGGTCAAAATATTTTTCATTGGTTAAAATATCAAATTGAGGAAAAACCGTTCGTTGTATATTTACTCTCTGAACAGTATTACGAAAGTATCGCTTGTCTAAATGAAATGGGAGCTGCGTGGATAGTTGAAAATAACCATGCTGCTATTTTTATTCCGGATTTCGACTTATCAAGTAAGGAGTTTCAAAGTGGTGCGTTGGACCCAAGGGAAATTGGATTTCACATTAATGATGAAGAGAGAGTTTTTATCCTTTATTCAATTACTATCAACTATTTTTAAACTCTCTAACAATTCAATTTTGATTTCACAAAGTGTAAAAAAATTCATCACTGAAATAGATAATATTAAATCGGAATTAAACCATGACCACGGACCTTCTGAAAATCCAATATTTCCCAAGATAGAAAAAATAGAAGTTGTAAAAAAAGAAACTGCACCGAAAGATAGCCCCGAACTTGTACAAATCGAAAAAGGAGATTTATACTCTAAATTTTTGGGTTTAGTTAAAGCCAATAGATTAAAAGTTGATGAATTATTACTTCTTCACTATATCATTGACACTAGTAGAGTAAAGCTAATGACTGGGTGGCAAGAAGAAAATGAAGTTTCTAACATTACCGAATGGGAAAAAATCAACGATATTAAAGATGTTTTATCTAAAAAATACCCAGCAGTATTAAACAGATTTGAGTTAAGAGGATTCACAGAAGTTTCAGCGATTACGAGTTATGGAAATCCAAAAGAGGTAAAAATCAAAGATGAAATTGCATCTAATATTTTGGATTTGCCAAATGACGTACTCCTAAAAATTGAAGCTATTGTAAAAGATAATTTCTACGAACATATGAACGAAGTTAAAGAAGATGATGGGTTTCCTTTCTAAAACAAAAATGATTTTAACACTGCATATAACCAGGCGTTTCACCATCGCTCCCTGTGGTCGCTGGACTCGCTGAGGCTCGCCGGTGAACTTAACGTTAAGTGTGCCCTATGTCTATCATTGTGGAGGAGGAAAGCTGTTTTTCCTACTCATGATTACATCTTCCAGTCGTCGTTTTGGTTGAGCGGGGTCGGACCAAGCCAAGTGATTGATAAAAAAAGAAAAGGTTTTAAAAACAAGGCTAAAAACAGCCTTAAACCTAACTTTTTGAGACCAAAAATGGCAGTTTAAAGATGACAAGATGGGGCCTTTTTTTAACCGCCTTTGCTGTTTGTTGGTCATCAGGAACTTGCCAAATCGTCTCTGTGGGCGTCTGTGACTCCAAGGGAAGTTATGTATGGATTGTCGAGAAAGTCTTCTAAATAATTAAAACGGTATCCTACTGTCTTTGCTACTTATAGGTTTGGTCCCGCCTTGAGCGGGTGAGACGCTATCCAATGAGTTTCCATATCGCTTTCTCTTATTAATCTAAAGGTTACAACGATGTTTAAAGCAGAATACACATGCAGACAATTTTGAACGCATAACGATTTATACGCCCCAATGATATTCCCAACCGTAGGGGCGACCCTTGCGGTCGCCCGGTCATTGTCCATGGTCGCCCGAAAACCATCATAATGGTAATTGTTACGGGAAACCGCATTCGGAACACGGGCACCCGCAAGGGGAGCCCCTACGAGTTGAACGATGCCGTGAATATGGTTGGGCATGACGATGAATTGATCCAATTGTCGATGCAAATGGTAATGAACCTGTAAAAATTTTTAATTGCCCGGTAAAGAGCAACAGCATACAAAGATATACCCGGCTAAAACGAGATAACCATGAGGTGTACTCACCGTACCTTGAATGGTTATGAAATGCACCACAACGCCGTCCCGCTAGGCGGGATATACGGAAGCCGAATTTTAACTGATATGCTATTAAAATATTTTGAAATATAAGGAGTGTATCATTATGAAAATGAAATCTATGTGGCTATATATACTGGTTTTTCTGACTTCAACAATATATCCTGTCTATTCGTATGGCAATCCACTGGCTGAGGGCAAAGAACTTCCTGACATGGAGCTGACCATTCCAGAAAATCAGGAACACCAACAATATCTGGGTATAACAGGGGAAGGTACTTTTAAAATACCCCAAATAAAAACAAAGGTGGTGATCATTGAAATTTTTAGTATGTACTGCCCTCACTGTCAAAGGGAAGCACCGACTATAAATGAATTTTATCGAAAAATAGAAAATAGCAAAAACTTAAAAGGCAAAGTAAAGCTCATCGGAATTGGTGCGGGTAACTCCGATTTTGAGATGGAGTTTTTCAAAAAAAAGTATGACGTACCGTTTCCGCTTTTTCCGGATGGAGATTTTTCCATTCACCAAAAAATCGGCGAGGTCAGAACACCCTATTTTATCGGTCTCAAAATATTGGACAACGGAAAAGCGACCATATTTTATTCACAGCTTGGTGGCCCCAAAAATGCCAAGCAGTTTCTAAACAGGATTTTAAAACGTTCAGGATTGGAATAAGGAGGTGTTTGCCATGGGAAAGCATCTATTTTTTATTACCATTTTTTTTGTTGTTTCTGGGTTTTTAGGTGGCAATGCCTTTGGACTTTCAGACGCATTTAAAAATAACATATACAATCCGGGCAACTTAAAACCGATAGACAGCGTATTGAAACTGAAAGTCGGTGAAAAAGTTCCTGATTTTACGCTTCCTTCGATATCGGGAGAAAAGATTTCTCTTTATCAATTAAAGGGGAAAAAGAATGTGGTTATATCCTTTGTTCCGGCTGCCTGGACCCCGGTATGCTCTGACCAATGGCCGGGATATAATATTGCAAAATCTATATTTGACGAAAATGATGCTGTTCTTCTTGGAATTACGGTTGATAGCATTCCTACATTATTTGCATGGACGAACCAGATGGGGACATTGTGGTTTCATGTCCTTTCTGATTTTTGGCCCCATGGTAAAGTGGCGGACATGTTCGGTGTTCTTCGCTCTGATGGCGTCAGCGAAAGAGCTCTGTTTGTTATAGATAAAGAAGGGATTCTGCAATATGCTAATGTCGGGGATATCAATAAAAGGCCGGATCTAAAAGATCTCGCAAATGAGCTTGAAAAGTTGAAAAACAGATAGCGCTATTTCAACATCAGACCCAAAAGTGGCTAAGATTTACATGCCGTAGACTCTTTTTAATGAATTCGGGGGACACCTTACTTAATTATTGGGGATTATGTAAAGTGCCCCCCGAATTTACCAAAGTTCTCCCCTATTACAGTTTTTAAGCATTTTTCTATATAGTCCCTCATACTCTTCTGCACTCTTTTCCCAGGTAAACTTCTGTTTCATGGCCCGTTGCTGGATTTCAAGATAAAGGGGGTGGTTTTCGGTGTAAAGGGATATGGCCTGTTTAAGCCCATTGTAGCAGCTGTCATTATCCGGAGATACAAAACTTATGCCCGTGGCAGAGTCTTTGCCAAACCCGACAACCGTGTCTTTCAGCCCGCCTGTCTCTCTGACGATCGGAAGGGTGCCGTAGGCCAGGCTGTAAAGCTGGTTCAGTCCGCAGGGCTCAAAAAGAGACGGCATCATAAAAAAATCAGACCCCGCCTCAATCAGATGTGACAACCCATTGTCATATCCATTGACAAAACCCATTTTTTGGGGATATTGACGTTGAAGATAATGGAGTCGGGAACCATATTCAGGTTCACCCGAACCGAGCAAAACAATTTGAATTGGGGGGTCTTCGTACAGGAGACGCTCAAGGGCCGGAATAAGATAGTCAAACCCCTTTTGAGCCGTAAGCCTTGCCACAAGCCCCAACAAGGGATTCTTGCTTTTTTCTGGAAGGCCCATCCGCTTCTGGAGCGCTTTTTTACATCGCTGTTTTCCTGTCAAGTCCCCGGAGAAAAAGTGATGGGGAAGAAAGGGGTCAGTCCGGGGATCCCAGAGGCTGTAATCACATCCGTTGAGGATGCCCTGGAAACTCACCTTTCTACTGTTCAGATACGGCCACAGGTTGTGGGAGGTATCAGGGGAAAGAAGCTCCCTTGCATATCCCGGGCTTACTGCATTTATCGCATCGGCGTACATGATGCCGCATTTAAGCTGATTTAAAAGGCCATACTCCTCCATTAGATCGTGGGTAAACCGCTCTGGCCGGATGCCAATGGCATCTATCCATCGCCTGTCTTCCTTACCCTGAAAATACCCATTGTGAATTGTCAAAAGA encodes the following:
- a CDS encoding toll/interleukin-1 receptor domain-containing protein encodes the protein MKIFISHSSKNKDYGTLLVELLRNLGIREDEIIFTSNVAYGIPVGQNIFHWLKYQIEEKPFVVYLLSEQYYESIACLNEMGAAWIVENNHAAIFIPDFDLSSKEFQSGALDPREIGFHINDEERVFILYSITINYF
- a CDS encoding glycerol-3-phosphate dehydrogenase/oxidase; the encoded protein is MNREEMIKKLIENDGYWDFIIIGGGATGLGVGLDAASRGYKTLLLEQHDFSKGTSSRSTKLVHGGVRYLRQGNISLVLEALHERGLLIRNAPHLVSHQAFIVPNYEWWDGPFYGAGMKVYDLLAGRLGLGPSKHLSKEETLKRIPTLEPKGLRGGVVYFDGQFDDSRLAVNLAQTMVEHGGVSVNYMKVTGFTRAGEMIDGVTAKNMETGDEYDIHSRVVVNATGVFTDGILKMENPDAEPIITPSQGVHVVLNKEFLPGDSAIMVPQTADGRVLFAVPWHDKVVVGTTDTEVPEVSLEPRALEEEIKFILDHAAAYLTKDPTRDDVQSVFAGLRPLVNVGEGKSTAAISRDHYLVVSESGLVTITGGKWTTYRKMAEDTVNQASLVAGLKDQPCITKDLRIHGWLKHFDKTDPLSYYGSDAIYIKKIVNADPVMGEKLHEKLPYIKAEVIWAVREEMARTVEDFLARRSRALLLDARASMDAAPEVARIMAEELGYDRKWQTDQEDAYVGLAKEYLLT
- a CDS encoding peroxiredoxin family protein produces the protein MKYKECIIMKMKSMWLYILVFLTSTIYPVYSYGNPLAEGKELPDMELTIPENQEHQQYLGITGEGTFKIPQIKTKVVIIEIFSMYCPHCQREAPTINEFYRKIENSKNLKGKVKLIGIGAGNSDFEMEFFKKKYDVPFPLFPDGDFSIHQKIGEVRTPYFIGLKILDNGKATIFYSQLGGPKNAKQFLNRILKRSGLE
- the glpK gene encoding glycerol kinase GlpK, with translation MSKIIMALDQGTTNSRTILYNEKGETIAVAGEEFSCQYPKDGWVEQEAEDIWRSQKNTMDAVLKKAKLNLGDVAAIGIANQRETIIAWNKETGKPVGKAIVWQCRRTADYCDCLKAEGFDKVIKEKTGLVTDAYFSGSKIRWILRHNIEARELANKGTLKVGTVDAWLIWKLTAGAVHATDVSNASRTMIFNIHDLKYDPVLMEKLDIPEDILPKVKASSGIFGKTDKKLFGHEIPIAGVAGDQQAALFGQAAYEKGMTKITHGTGCFMMMNTGAEAIESPSGLLTTIGWQIGDRVTYALEGSVFIAGALMQWMRDDLDFFTDVAQIEEMATAIPSSEGLYIVPAFVGLGAPYWDPYARGAMLGITRGTTKNHIIRAGVQSLAYQANDLIGAMVKDSGIKLQTVKVDGGASANNYLCQFQADILGVSLSRPKNVETTAMGAAYLAGLAVGVWTDMDQIKSFWQEDRCFHLNQSQEKVDECLRGWKKAVDRAKSWAKD
- a CDS encoding glycogen synthase: MKILMIVSEMDGIVKTGGLADFGAAMAEALVDRGHDVRVALPKYKDLSLWSKNPVPLYFNLNHFQRYGCLVHPVHLGSVAVRLIEHHDFFNRDGIYGDNNFSYPDNVLRYAFFCKAALEDCLKSDWIPDIVHCNDWQTSVAPYYLKEHYLDRPEFEGTRSLLTIHNGYFQGKEDRRWIDAIGIRPERFTHDLMEEYGLLNQLKCGIMYADAINAVSPGYARELLSPDTSHNLWPYLNSRKVSFQGILNGCDYSLWDPRTDPFLPHHFFSGDLTGKQRCKKALQKRMGLPEKSKNPLLGLVARLTAQKGFDYLIPALERLLYEDPPIQIVLLGSGEPEYGSRLHYLQRQYPQKMGFVNGYDNGLSHLIEAGSDFFMMPSLFEPCGLNQLYSLAYGTLPIVRETGGLKDTVVGFGKDSATGISFVSPDNDSCYNGLKQAISLYTENHPLYLEIQQRAMKQKFTWEKSAEEYEGLYRKMLKNCNRGELW
- a CDS encoding iron-containing alcohol dehydrogenase, giving the protein MQDFNYHNPTKVYFGKTALDNLVHELETQDVSNVLFVYGGGSIKANGVYDTVMKALKQCRINIVEHAGVKGNPSLNHARNGVAKAKENNVDLIIAAGGGSVMDEAKAVAAGALVPFDVWDFYCKKETVAESIALFAIPTLPATSSEMNGISVLCNDETNEKFNIIAQGILNPVAAFLDPQTTYTLSLQQTAYACTDIISHLTESYFTTSSDELALQGRIIEGLVKTVMEAMDVIMEKPDDYDARASFMWTATLAWSGIVQVGIPDWGMPCHSLEMSMSGYHDTAHGAGLSVLTPSWMKHAATVHLTRILTFGRNILGINTDNVDDVIEGLKKFYRSIGAPTTFLEAGIENPEIEIMTDLANKVFKSRGIPGYSRDEIRRIYKNCC
- a CDS encoding peroxiredoxin, which gives rise to MGKHLFFITIFFVVSGFLGGNAFGLSDAFKNNIYNPGNLKPIDSVLKLKVGEKVPDFTLPSISGEKISLYQLKGKKNVVISFVPAAWTPVCSDQWPGYNIAKSIFDENDAVLLGITVDSIPTLFAWTNQMGTLWFHVLSDFWPHGKVADMFGVLRSDGVSERALFVIDKEGILQYANVGDINKRPDLKDLANELEKLKNR